Proteins from a single region of Orcinus orca chromosome 20, mOrcOrc1.1, whole genome shotgun sequence:
- the ZNF667 gene encoding zinc finger protein 667 isoform X3 has protein sequence MLENYQNLVSLGLSFRRPNVITLLEKGKAPWMVEPVKRRRGLDLGSKCETKKLSPYQCNKSGQSIYQKAVSAPQKVPTGKRGCKKNSVLIKPKKVHSKKKSLKCNDCGKFFSQSLSLKLHQNSHTREKPYECSNCRKAFRQISSLILHQKIHNGRKSYECDKCGESFIQRTTLILHGRSHDEKEIFDCGKALSQCQSLSIHQKIHLVQNVYQCRKCEKGFIRMSSFLLHKKIHNGKKIHKCNECGRGFSKKSVLVIHKRIHTGEKTHESEKALSQSLQQRSHHVENPYKCRKCGKFFNRISSIMLHQRIHASKKPYKCDKCEKIFMRLSTFTLHVRIHNREKLYRCNKCDKVCNRHSSLIQHQKVHTKKKKLFECKECGKMFSGIANLKIHQNIHSEEKPFKCNKCSKVFGRQSFLIEHQRIHTGEKPYQCEECGKAFSHRISLTRHKRIHTEDRPYECDQCGKAFSQSAHLAQHERIHTGEKPYTCKTCGKAFSQRTSLILHERSHTGEKPYECNECGKAFSSGSDLIRHQRSHSSEKPYECSKCGKAYSRSSSLIRHQNTHSEEKA, from the coding sequence ACTTAGGGTCTAAATGTGAGACCAAGAAGTTATCTCCATATCAGTGCAACAAATCTGGGCAAAGCATCTATCAGAAAGCGGTTTCTGCACCACAAAAAGTTCCCACAGGAAAGAGAGGCTGCAAGAAAAATTCAGTCCTAATAAAACCCAAGAAAGTgcattcaaagaagaaatctctaaAATGTAACGACTGTGGGAAATTCTTTAGTCAAAGCTTATCTCTTAAACTTCATCAGAACTCTCATACTAGAGAGAAGCCTTATGAATGCAGTAATTGTAGAAAAGCTTTCAGACAGATCTCATCCCTTATTCTTCATCAGAAAATTCACAATGGAAGGAAAAGCTATGAATGTGATAAATGCGGGGAAAGCTTCATTCAAAGAACAACCCTTATTTTACATGGGAGAAGTCACGATGAAAAGGAAATCTTTGACTGTGGGAAGGCCTTGAGTCAATGCCAATCTCTCAGCATACATCAGAAAATCCACCTTGTCCAAAATGTCTACCAGTGCAGAAAATGTGAGAAAGGCTTCATTCGAATGTCATCTTTTTTACTTCATAAGAAAATTcacaatggaaagaaaatacataaatgcaATGAATGTGGGAGAGGCTTCAGTAAGAAATCAGTCCTTGTTATACATaaaagaattcatactggagagaaaaccCATGAAAGTGAGAAGGCCTTAAGTCAGAGTTTACAGCAGCGAAGTCACCATGTAGAGAATCCTTATAAATGCAGAAAATGTGGGAAATTCTTTAATAGGATTTCATCCATTATGCTTCATCAGAGAATTCACGCTTCAAAGAAACCCTACAAATGTGATAAATGTGAGAAGATATTCATGCGGCTTTCAACCTTTACTCTACATGTAAGAATTCATAATAGAGAGAAACTATACAGATGTAATAAATGTGATAAGGTCTGCAACCGGCATTCATCCCTTATTCAACATCAGAAAGttcatacaaagaaaaagaaactgtttgAATGTAAGGAATGCGGGAAGATGTTTTCTGGAATTGCCAACCTTAAAATACATCAAAACATTCATTCTGAAGAGAAACCTTTCAAATGCAATAAATGTAGTAAAGTTTTTGGCCGCCAATCATTTCTTATTGAACATCAGAGGATCCAtactggagaaaaaccctatCAATGtgaggaatgtgggaaagccttcagtcACCGAATATCTCTTACTCGACATAAGAGAATTCATACTGAAGATAGACCCTATGAATGTGATCagtgtgggaaggccttcagtCAGAGTGCACACCTCGCCCAACATGAaagaattcacactggagagaaaccatatACATGCAAAACGTGTGGGAAGGCCTTTAGCCAGCGTACATCCCTTATTCTACATGAAAGAagtcatactggagagaaaccctatgaatgtaacgAATGTGGGAAGGCATTTAGCAGTGGCTCAGATCTTATTCGGCATCAGAGAAGTCATTCTTCAGAGAAACCCTATGAGTGCAGTAAATGTGGGAAGGCATATAGTCGGAGCTCATCCTTGATTCGacatcagaatacacattctgaGGAAAAGGCTTAA